Proteins encoded by one window of Deinococcus seoulensis:
- the hpaE gene encoding 5-carboxymethyl-2-hydroxymuconate semialdehyde dehydrogenase, protein MTTIPSPSPVDALHDRLREPLRHFIGGEWVSAQSGDTFDFHAPSDNRVLGQAASGDARDIDRAAQAAHAAFPAWKALSGKKRRALLYRVADLIEARAHDIAVAESTDTGQPIRFMKSAAVRAAENFRFFADRAEGAQDGLSLPTDGFLNYTVRQPIGPVGVITPWNTPFMLSSWKIAPALAAGCTVVHKPAEWSPVTATILAEIMHEAGIPAGVVNLVHGFGESAGKALTEHPLIRAIAFIGESRTGSLIQKQGADTLKRVHLELGGKNPVVVFDDADLDRALDAAIFMIYSLNGQRCTSSSRLLVQRGVHDQFVEQLAARVANIRVGDPLDPATEVGPLIHPRQFEKVCSYFDAARADGATIRVGGERIGDTGNYVRPTLFTDARNDMRIAQEEIFGPVLTVIPFDTDGDALRLANDVPYGLAAYLWTNDLTRAHTFAHGLDSGMIWVNSENVRHLPTPFGGMKASGIGRDGGDYSFDFYMETKNVAINLGGHRAQQLGMPSNKEN, encoded by the coding sequence ATGACCACCATTCCGTCCCCGTCCCCCGTGGACGCCCTGCACGACCGCCTGCGCGAGCCGCTGCGCCACTTCATCGGTGGCGAGTGGGTCAGCGCGCAGTCCGGCGACACCTTCGACTTCCACGCGCCCAGCGACAACCGCGTGCTGGGACAGGCCGCCAGTGGCGACGCGCGCGATATCGACCGCGCCGCGCAGGCCGCGCACGCCGCATTCCCCGCCTGGAAAGCCCTGAGCGGCAAGAAGCGCCGCGCGCTGCTGTACCGCGTCGCCGACCTGATTGAAGCCCGCGCGCACGACATTGCCGTGGCCGAGAGCACCGATACCGGGCAGCCCATCCGCTTCATGAAGAGTGCCGCCGTGCGCGCCGCCGAGAACTTCCGCTTCTTCGCCGACCGCGCCGAGGGCGCCCAGGACGGCCTGAGCCTCCCCACCGACGGTTTCCTGAACTACACCGTCCGCCAGCCCATCGGGCCGGTCGGCGTGATCACCCCCTGGAACACGCCGTTCATGCTGAGTTCCTGGAAGATCGCGCCCGCCCTGGCCGCCGGGTGCACGGTCGTGCACAAACCCGCCGAGTGGAGCCCGGTGACCGCCACGATCCTCGCGGAGATCATGCACGAGGCGGGCATTCCCGCCGGGGTGGTGAACCTCGTGCACGGCTTCGGCGAGAGCGCCGGGAAGGCCCTGACCGAGCACCCGCTGATCCGCGCCATCGCGTTCATCGGCGAGAGCCGCACCGGCAGTCTGATCCAGAAGCAGGGCGCGGACACCCTCAAACGCGTGCACCTCGAACTGGGCGGGAAGAACCCGGTCGTGGTGTTCGACGACGCCGACCTGGACAGGGCGCTGGACGCCGCGATCTTCATGATCTACTCCCTGAACGGACAGCGCTGCACGAGTTCCAGCCGCCTGCTCGTCCAGCGCGGCGTGCACGACCAGTTTGTCGAGCAGCTGGCCGCGCGCGTGGCGAACATCCGCGTGGGCGATCCGCTGGACCCCGCCACCGAGGTCGGCCCACTGATCCACCCCCGGCAGTTCGAGAAGGTCTGCTCGTACTTCGACGCGGCCCGCGCGGACGGCGCGACCATCCGGGTGGGCGGCGAACGCATCGGGGACACCGGGAATTACGTGCGCCCCACCCTCTTTACCGACGCCCGCAACGACATGCGCATCGCCCAGGAGGAGATCTTCGGCCCGGTCCTGACCGTCATCCCGTTCGACACGGACGGGGACGCCCTGCGGCTCGCGAACGACGTGCCGTACGGCCTCGCGGCGTACCTGTGGACGAACGACCTGACCCGCGCGCACACCTTCGCGCACGGCCTGGACAGCGGCATGATCTGGGTGAACAGCGAGAACGTCCGCCACCTCCCCACCCCGTTCGGCGGCATGAAGGCCAGCGGCATCGGCCGCGACGGCGGCGACTACTCCTTCGACTTCTACATGGAAACGAAGAACGTCGCCATCAACCTGGGCGGCCACCGCGCCCAGCAGCTCGGGATGCCCAGCAACAAGGAGAATTGA